The window CCGCTCTCTCACGGTGTCTGCAAAAAAATGACGGGGAGTCCATTTGAGCTTTAAAAACGGGTGGATTTTACTACCATGCAGCTGGGTGGATCCGTGATGTATTTTTGCCAATGCCACCTTTGCCGGCCCCAGCCTAACGGGCTGAACAACCTCAATCTAACTGCCCCTGTCAGGGGTTGGTCATGAAAACGCTCAATAATATCAACTGGCATGAGTTGCCGGGCGATCAAGTGGTCGGGCTGCTGGAGGGAGACGCAGCCTCAGGCCTCACTGATAACGAGATTGAGGCGCGTTTGCGACAATTCGGGCCAAACCAAATGACGGCAAGAAAACGGCTCAGCGAATGGATGCGGTTCCTGCTGCAGTTCCACCAGCCGCTGATCTATATCCTGCTCGCAGCCACGGGGATTACGGTGGCACTGGGTGAGTGGGTGGATGCCTCCGTCATCTTCGGTGTCGTTTTCGTCAATGCCGTCATCGGTTATCTTCAGGAGGCAAAGGCAGAGAAAGCCATCGACGCGCTGGCGGCAATGGTCGTCACCGAGGCCACGGCGCGGCGCGGTGGCGAAAAACGGCGGATTCCCTCGGTGCAGCTCGTGCCCGGCGATGTGGTGCTGCTCCAGTCCGGCGACCGTGTTCCCGCCGACCTGCGCCTGTTGCACCAGCGCAATTTACAAATCGAGGAAGCCGCACTGACCGGTGAATCCGTGCCGGTTGAAAAACAGACCGAGTCGTTAGGTGAAGGGTCAATCCTCGCCGAGCGCACAAATCTTGCTTTCACGGGTACGCTTGTGACCTACGGCCAGGGCGAGGGTATCGTCTTTGCCACAGGCGACCGGACCGAAATGGGCCGCATCGCGGGCCTGATGCACACAGCCGAGGATTTGCAGACCCCGCTCACACGCAAGATCGCTCAGTTCAGTCGCTTGCTGCTATACGTGATCCTCGGGCTGGCCGCCGTCACGTTTGTCGTCGGCACCCTGCGTGGACAATCGTGGGTGGATATGTTTGTAGCCGCCGTCGCCCTGGCCGTCGGCGCGATCCCCGAGGGGCTGCCAGCGGCGCTGACGATTACCTTGGCAATCGGCGTTTCCCGCATGGCCAGGCGACGTGCGATCATCCGCAAGCTGCCAGCCGTCGAGACACTGGGCAGTACCACCGTCATTTGCTCGGATAAAACCGGCACGCTCACGCAAAACCAGATGACCGTGCAGGAAATTTACGCGGGCGGGCGCACCTACCACGTCACCGGCAGTGGCTACGAGACAAACGGGGAGATCCACTACCAGCAATCCCCCGTGGTCATTGGCGAAAATGTCGCGCTTATTGAAACACTCGGCGCCGGGCTGCTGTGCAACGATTCACAGCTCGTTTGTGATGACGACGGCCGCACCGGCGTGCAGGGTGACCCGACTGAAGCGGCACTCATCGTCGCCGCGCAGAAAGCGGGGCTTTCCGGGGAGGAGATGGTCGGACGCTTGCCGCGGATAGAGAGTATCCCCTTCGAGTCTGATTACCAATACATGGCCACCCTGCACGGCACCCGTAGCGAGCCTAAGATCATCTACATGAAAGGTGCGGTCGAAACCATCATCACACGCTGCTCCCACACCCTCACCGATGACGGCGGTCTCGGACAGCTCGACAGGTCACTCGTGCTGCGTCATGCCGAGGATATGGCCGCACGGGGACTGCGTGTGCTTGCCTTCGCCCGGCGCGAAATGCCCACCGACCATGATGGTCTGGACCACGGGCATGTCACCGCAGAACTCACCTTCCTGGGTATCCAGGGCAAGCTCGATCCGCCGCGTCCCGAGGTCATCGAGGCCGTTGCCAAGTGCCGGAGCGCCGGCATCCGCGTGAAGATGATCACCGGCGACCACGTCCTCACCGCCAAGGCGATCGCGGCACAGATCGGACTCGATGGCGGCACCGAAGTCGTCGCACTTTCCGGTCGCGATTTGGAAAAACTCAGCGACGGGGAACTGGCGGATGCCACCGAAACCACCTCCGTTTTCGCCCGTGTCGCGCCCGAGCAAAAACTGCGCCTGGTCAAGGCACTGCAATCACACGGCCAGGTCGTCGCCATGACCGGGGACGGTGTCAACGACGCCCCCGCACTCAAGCAGGCCGACATCGGCATCGCCATGGGTATTACCGGTACCGACGTGTCGAAGGAAGCCGCCGACATGATCCTGACCGACGACAATTTCGCATCGATCGAAGCCGCCGTGGAGGAGGGCCGCGGGGTGTTTGACAACCTCACCAAATTCATCGTCTGGACCTTGCCGACGAACTTCGGCGAGGGACTGGTCATCCTTGCCGCCATCTTCGCCGGCACCACTTTACCGATCCTGCCGGTGCAAATTCTCTGGATCAACATGACCACCGCCGTCCTGCTCGGCCTGATGCTCGTTTTCGAACCGATGGAACGCGGGATCATGAGACGACCACCACTCGACCCGAAGATGCCGATCCTCACCGGCTGGCTACAACTGCGCATACTGTTAGTCGCGCTGGTCCTGCTCGCTGGCTGCTTCGCGCTCTTCGCCTGGGAACAGCAACGCGGCGCAAGCGTGGCAGAGGCCCGGACGGTGGCCGTGAATGTCTTTGTCATGGTCGAACTTTTCTACCTCTTCAACTGTCGCAGCTTTACCCGCTCGATGTTCACCATCGGCCTGTTCTCGAATCCCTGGGTCATCTTCGGCTCGCTGGCGATGGTCGCGCTGCAACTGATCTACACCTACACACCGATGATGCACGCGCTGTTCCACTCCGCGCCCATCGGCCTCGACTCCTGGTGGCGCATCCTCGCCGTCGCCACCTTCGCCTACCTCCTCGTCGGCATCGAAAAACAGATCACCAACCGATTCAAGCGACATAATTGTTAGTTAAAAAACCATTCCGCACGCCGCCGGCCACAATCGGGCTGATCGGTCTTGACAGGACTGCAACCTGTGCGGATGCTGTTACTGCAAACATCCTTTTTAAATCCTCATCCTGCCATTCCCATGAACAACAAAGCACCCATCATCGTCGGTATTGATTTTTCAGCCTCCTCCCCCTTTGCGTTACGTCAGGCTGTGCATATTGGCAGCCTGACAGGATCTCCAGTGGTTGCGGTCCACGTGCTTAATACGAGTGTGCTGGATCACTGGGCGGGCACCGTGGAGCAGGCTTCGGCGCATGCGTCCTTGGTGATGCAGGCAGAAGCCCGGTTGACAGCCCTGATGCAGGAGGAGACACCGGATGCCGAGCTGTTGTTTGAGGTATGTATCGGTCGGCCTGCCGAGCAGTTGAGCCGTATTGTCAAGGAAAGGAAAGCCGTGTTGTTAGTGATCGCAGCGAATGACATGACCAAGGAACGCCTTGGCTCCATTTCCTCCTCCTGCGTCCGCACCGTGGTGACTGACGTCCTGGTCACCCGCGACTGGCAGAGTGGAGACTTCAGGAAAATCGTCGCCTGCACGGATCTCTCGGCCACCTCCGGACGGGTGGTTGAGAAAGCGATCGAGCTGGCCGAAGTAAACAAGGCGGCACTGGAGTTTGTCCATGTCATGTATCCCCCGGACAAGGATTACTGGGGGTCTACCATTGATGACGTGGGTGATGGCTCATTGGGTTATGTGGAGCGCACTCGCCGCAGGGTACAGGACGCCATGGCGCAGGTGCTCGAGCCGTTTACCAGCCAACTCGGGAAGCTGGAGCACTCTTCGGTCATTCTTGAGTCCACGGTGCCCTCGGTAGAACTTTCCTGTCACATCAAGGACACCGGTGCCGACCTGGTCGTACTCGGCACCCGGGCGCAATCCAAACTGGCGAGCATCTTCGTCGGCACCAACGCGGAGAGATTACTCCACGAAGCCCCGGTTTCCGTCCTCGCTGTCCGTAGTTAGGCCCTGCTGGGCCATGACATGGCTTACCGACAACTTACAAGGTTTTACTCCATTGGGCCTGGGTGCGTCGCTTGGTCTATGGCGCAAGTCGCTCGATTTTCCAGCCGTCATTTATTTTCGAGTAAAGAAAGCGATCGTGGACACGGCCTTTGCCGCCTTGCCAGAACTCGATGCGTTCGGGTCTAACACGGTAGCCGCCCCAGAAGCTGGGGAGCGGAACATCGCCGCCTTTGAACTTGGCTTTTAATTCCGCCATTTTGTTGAGCAGTAGGGCGCGGGAATCGATCACGCTGGATTGATCCGACACCCAGGCACCGATCTGGCTTTCGCGCGGCCGGGAGGCGAAGTATTTCAAGGATTCTGCGGTGCTGACTTTTTCCACCGACCCTTCGATACGCACTTGCCGCTCTAACGGGAGCCAGGGAAAGAGTAGCGAGGCCATGGGGATGGCGGCCAGCTCCTTGGCCTTGGCGCTGCCGTAGTTGGTGTAAAAGACAAAGCCATTTTCATCGAAAAACTTCATCAACACGGTCCGGGCCGCCGGGCATCCGTCGAGTCCGACCGTGGACAGCGTCATTGCGTTGGGCTCGTGGAGTTTCACTTCGCGGGCTTCGGCGAACCATTTTTCAAACTGCAAAAACGGATTCTCCGCCATATCAGCACGGTGCATCTCGCGACTACCATACTCCTCACGCATTGCTGCAATTTCCTCACGGCTCTTGGACATGCCTGTTTATTAAACTCCAAACGCAAAATACCAAATACCAAATGCTCCAAATTCCCAATTTGAAGTAGATGTCTGTATTTGCATTGGCAGGAAAGTGGTTCTCGCAGTATAAGCGGGCATGCCTCATGGTTTATTGGCAGCGGCAACGGAAGTGCCATCGTTTTTTGTATTGCTCACCCTGATCCTTGGCTCGGTGGTGGTGATTTCGCTGGTGCTGACACGCTTCAAACAATCCTTGCTGGTAGGCTATTTCATCTGCGGACTTGTATTGGCTAACAGCGGCATCCTGCACTGGGCGGGTGCCAACTCCAGCTCCATGATCCATGCCCTGTCTGAGCTGGGAGTGATCCTGCTGCTGTTCACCCTCGGTATCGAATTCTCCGTGGATGAACTCAAGCATCTGAAACGCCCGGCCTTTCTCGGTGGCGGCATCCAGATGGGGCTGAGCACACTGGCGGGAACCGCAGTCGCATCCATGGCCGGCTTGCCGATGAACCACGCCCTGGCCATCGGCTTTGCCGTGGCCCTCTCCTCCACAGCCGTCTCGATCAAAACCTTCCAGGACATGGGCCAGCCGGACAGCCCGCAAGGACGCGTCGCCCTGGGTATCGCTCTTTTTCAAGATCTTGCAGTCATCCTGTTTATGGTATTGCTGCCTGCGTTGTTAGGGGATAGCGACCAGCCTATGCTATCGCTCGGCCTCGCCTTGGCCAAGGGCTTGGCGTTCTGTGCGGCGGTGGTGTTTTTAAGCCGCTACGGCATCCCGCACATCATGGACGCGGTCGCCAAAACCAGAAGCCGTGAGTTGTTTACCGTCACCGTCGTCGGGCTGTGCTCCGCGGTTGCCGTTGGTTCTGGAATGCTGGGGCTGAGTCCGGCCCTGGGTGCCTTTGCCGCCGGGGTTGTGGTCAGCGGCTCGATCTACAGTCATCGGGTGCTGGCGGATGTGTTACCATTCAAAGACCTATTCCTCACCGTCTTCTTTGTTTCGATAGGCTTGTTGATCGATGTGCAGACGATCACCCAGAACTGGCTGGCCATCCTAGGATACGCCCTGTTAGTCATTGTGGTCAAAGGAGCCATCGTTGCCATCGCCGCACGCGCCTCGGGGGTACGTATGGGCGACTGGCTGACCACGGCGGCAGCGCTTTGCAGCACGGGTGAATTCTCCATCGTGCTGTTAAACCGGGCAGGAGAACTGGGAGCCCTCACACCGCTGACGGAGCAAATCCTGCTGGTAACCACCGCACTCACCATGGGGTTGGTGCCATCGCTGATGAAATGGAGTTTGCCCGCCATCAAAAAAATGCGTCAAGTCACACATAGCACCGGAAGGTCTGACAAGCATCTGGGTATGAAGGGAAAAATCGGGGACCTCCAGGATCACGTCATCATCTGCGGTTATGGCCCGGTGGGCAGGAATCTCCACGAGAACCTTCACAAGTCGGATATCCGCGTAGCGGTTATTGAAATGAACGCCAACACGGTCAAAGAACTGCACGCCAGGGGGACCAAATGCATTTTTGCCGATGCCAGCCACAGGATCGCGCTCGAGCTTGCCCGGATTGGCACAGCCCGAGCCATCGCCTTCACCTTTCCTGTCAAGGAAGCGGTTCTATCCGCCCTGCCAGCCATCCGGGAGTTAAACCCCAAATTACCCGTCTACGCCCGCACCAAGTTTTCCTCTGATTACGTCGAGCTGATAGAAGCGGGCGTCAACCAGGTCATCCTCGACGAGGAACAAAGCGGCCGCGCCATGATCAAATCCGTGATGCAGTGTTACCCCGGATCGTTTGATGCGGAATGGGAGGCCTAAGCTAGCGATGAGTTTGTCTATCTTCCCCCGAGGTTATCAATGGTCTGGAAGATGGCGGTGATCATGAGATAGGCCATGGTGCCGATAAGCAGGGCCATCACAACCAGCACGACCGGCATAATAAGCTCCATCACCCGGGCGAGGTTTTTGTTGAGTTCGGAGTCATAGCGCTCAGCTGCGCGCCGGAGCGAGTTATCGAGTTTACCCGTTTTTTCCCCCACGGACACCATGTCGATCAGAAGTGGTGGAAATATCCCCGAGTTAATGAGGGCCCGGGAGAAGGACCGGCCGTCCCCGACCATCTCGATGACACGATCCATGTGCTGTCGGATGTGGAGGTTCTGGGTGGCATCCCGTGCCAGCTCCAGGGATCTGAGCAATGGCAGCCCGTTGCCTACCAAATTCGCAAGGGTTTCCAGAAACTGGACATAAAACCGCGACTCGATCACCTTACCCATCAGGGGAAGTTTTAACTTGGTCCGGTCCCATGTCAGCTTGTTCGCCTCGGCATCCTTCCAGGCCTTGAAAACAAGAGCACTGCCAACAATGGTGAGTATCAGCACCAGCCACCATTCCTGGAAAAAGTTACTGGCACCGATCAAGATCTTGGCACCGAGCGGTATTTTCCCTCCAGGCGTACTCGAAATCAAGTCGGTGAGTTGGGGGATCAGCTTGGTCACAAAAATCACCCCCACCCCGATACCCGCGAGCACGAGAAACGCCGGATAGATCAAGGCCAGGGTAACCTTGCTTTGAAGTTCCTGCAGGGTCTTCAAATAATGGGCCTGTCGTTTCAGGATGGTATCGAGCGCACCACTCGCTTCACCTGCCGCAGCCAGGCTACAGTAGAGCGGGCCAAAGCTGTCGCTGGTCTTTTTCAATGCCGCTGAAAAGCTACCACCGTCACGGACAAACTGCCTAACCCCCCGCGACACATCCTTCAGTGACCCCAGCTCCTCACGGTTTTCCATCGATTTAAGGGCGGGCTCAAGCTGGAGTCCGGCACCCAGCATCTCGCTGAGCTCTTCGGTAAAAAGCACAACCTCGGAACGTTTCAGCTTCAGCAAACCGTTTGCGTCCCGCTGGGTGCCTTTGCCACCGCTCTGCCCTTTGGCGGCATCCTTGGCGGGGGATTTTGCACGTGTCGGTTTCGCGGATGTCTTCGCCTCCTTCGCCGCCGTATTGATGCTGAGGGAAACCGGTTGCAGACCACGCCGACCCAGCACCCTGAGAGCTTCAGGACGATCACCAGCTGTGATCTCGCCCTGGCTAACCGCTCCATTTTTACCAAGTGCCTTGTAGGTGAATACCGCCATGAATGATCCGTTTAAATGAGAATAGCTACAAAATGATGGGTGGCACTAACAAAGCTCCGCGCTGGTGACGGAAATCACCTCTTCCAGTGTCGTATCGCCCGAGAAACATTTATGCCAACCATACTCGCGCATGGGCACGTAGCCGTCCTTGTACGCCTGGTCGAGCAACTTACGGTTGTCTTCGCCTTTGACAATAAGATCCTGCATCGCCTCGGTGAGTAGAACAACCTCGTAAATGGCGAGTCGACCGCTGAAGCCGGTTCCCCGACAGCGGTCGCAACCGACCGCATCGTAACACTGGCCGGTGATGTGATCCGGGATTTCCAACTCCTTGCGCTGGAAGTCTGTCAGCTCGTGCGGAGTCTTGCAGTTGGGGCAGAGGCGGCGCACAAGCCGCTGTGCCAGGAACGCGCGGACGGAGGCTGAGAGAAGGAAGGATTCCACGCCCATATCGATTAGACGGCTAATCCCGCCCATGGCATCGTTGGTGTGGAGGGTGCTGAAAACGAGGTGACCTGTGAGAGATGCCCGGATGGCGATCTCCGCCGTTTCCAGGTCACGGATCTCACCGATCATCACGATATTCGGGTCGGCCCGAAGAATCGAACGAAGGCCACTCGCAAAGGTGAGGCCGATCTCCGACTTCACCGCAATCTGCATCACCCCGGGAAGCTTGTTTTCCACCGGGTCCTCAATCGTGACAATCCGCGTATCTGGTGAATTCACCTCACTGAGGAAGGAATACAGGCTGGTCGATTTACCGGAACCCGTAGGTCCGGTGATCAAACAGATGCCGTTGGAGAGCTTGAGTAACTGCTTGATTTTATCCGCCACAAAAGGCTCCAGCGCGAGTTTCGAGATGGTGAATTTTTCCTGGTTCAGAAGTCGCAGACTGACGCTTTCACCTTCCACGGTAGGCACGGTGGCAACACGGACATCGATGGTGCCCCCTTCAAACTGCAGGTTGATCCGGCCATCCTGGGGCAATCTTCTCTCGGCGATATCGAGATGTGCCATGATCTTGAGACGGGCGATCACGGAGCTTTGCAGCGCCTTGATGTTATCGGGCACGGTGACATCCACCAAGAGACCGTCTATCCGGTAGCGGATACGCAGGTTATCGTGGAGCGGCTCGACGTGAATATCCGTGGCGCGCTGCTGTAGCGCCTCGCGGATGATCTGGTTGACAAACTTGACAACACTGGCCTCCTCATCCTCATCGGCGTCGATGATATTGGCCTCATCGGCGGCTTCGAGGTTATCGTAATCGAGATCGCGCCCTTCCAGGATTTGCTCAAACGTATCGGCACCCACACCATAGAGTTTTCGCAGTGAATCATGGATGCGGCGGCGTGACGCCATTTTCCAGATGATCGGCAGCTCAATCTGTTGGGTGGCAGCCTGACGGGCCACGAGATTGAGTGGGTCATAGGTCAGCAGGACCAGACTTTGTTTGCCTTCGTCCCCTTCCAGCTCCATAGGGAGCAAACGATGCGCCAGAGCGACCCGGGGACCGCATGCGGCGCGGATTGGTCCGACATTTTCAAAATCGGGGATGGTCGCCACCCACTCCATACCGGTTTTCAGGGCCAGGGCGGCGAGGTAGGGCTCTTCATCGACAGCGCCGGAATCGAGCACGTCATCGACAGGAGACCGCTGCTGCTCGGCCGCTGTCTTTACGACATCGGCAAGTGCTTCAAGGTCTTCACAGCCGCTATCGCGGGCGGGAGCAATAAGTAGGTCAGTCATTCATGAATGGGCGGTTGTCGCCGTGCGTGGTGATCACTATTCACTTAAACGCCGAAAAGGCAATATTCTGTCTGATTAAATCCCCCGATATGACATGAAGTTGCGGGCGGAATCCATTTTCCAGGGAGAAAATGCACATTTGCCACGTATTGGGCTTATGTCGCCTTGTTTGAGACTCCTGATCTTCCTTCCACTGGCTGTCGTCAGCCTGGTTCCTGTCGGGGCCGGAACCAGTCGGGAAAGCACCTCGGGACTCAAGGGCAAGGTCATGTGTGGCTATCAGGCATGGTTCCGGTGCCCGGATGACGGCACCAGGCTCGGCTGGAAACACTATTCCGCCCAAGGTGAATTCGCCCCGGCGAAGTGTACCATCGAGCTCTGGCCTGATGTCAGGGAGTTGTCGGCACACTTGCGTGTCAAAACACCCTTTCGCCACCCGGACGGCTCCGTCGCGGAAGTTTACAGTGCACTGTTTTTACTGGTTGACATTAAATCAAACTTAGTTTAACCCCCCTCTGTTGTGTCGCGTAAATTCTTATTGGTTTTAGCTATACTTTTAACCCCAATCATCATTGGCCTGGGGATGAAGCTGTTCTGGCACCAGGAGAGTGATGAACCCTCGACGCGGCCAATT of the Akkermansiaceae bacterium genome contains:
- a CDS encoding type II secretion system F family protein, with amino-acid sequence MAVFTYKALGKNGAVSQGEITAGDRPEALRVLGRRGLQPVSLSINTAAKEAKTSAKPTRAKSPAKDAAKGQSGGKGTQRDANGLLKLKRSEVVLFTEELSEMLGAGLQLEPALKSMENREELGSLKDVSRGVRQFVRDGGSFSAALKKTSDSFGPLYCSLAAAGEASGALDTILKRQAHYLKTLQELQSKVTLALIYPAFLVLAGIGVGVIFVTKLIPQLTDLISSTPGGKIPLGAKILIGASNFFQEWWLVLILTIVGSALVFKAWKDAEANKLTWDRTKLKLPLMGKVIESRFYVQFLETLANLVGNGLPLLRSLELARDATQNLHIRQHMDRVIEMVGDGRSFSRALINSGIFPPLLIDMVSVGEKTGKLDNSLRRAAERYDSELNKNLARVMELIMPVVLVVMALLIGTMAYLMITAIFQTIDNLGGR
- a CDS encoding cation-transporting P-type ATPase produces the protein MKTLNNINWHELPGDQVVGLLEGDAASGLTDNEIEARLRQFGPNQMTARKRLSEWMRFLLQFHQPLIYILLAATGITVALGEWVDASVIFGVVFVNAVIGYLQEAKAEKAIDALAAMVVTEATARRGGEKRRIPSVQLVPGDVVLLQSGDRVPADLRLLHQRNLQIEEAALTGESVPVEKQTESLGEGSILAERTNLAFTGTLVTYGQGEGIVFATGDRTEMGRIAGLMHTAEDLQTPLTRKIAQFSRLLLYVILGLAAVTFVVGTLRGQSWVDMFVAAVALAVGAIPEGLPAALTITLAIGVSRMARRRAIIRKLPAVETLGSTTVICSDKTGTLTQNQMTVQEIYAGGRTYHVTGSGYETNGEIHYQQSPVVIGENVALIETLGAGLLCNDSQLVCDDDGRTGVQGDPTEAALIVAAQKAGLSGEEMVGRLPRIESIPFESDYQYMATLHGTRSEPKIIYMKGAVETIITRCSHTLTDDGGLGQLDRSLVLRHAEDMAARGLRVLAFARREMPTDHDGLDHGHVTAELTFLGIQGKLDPPRPEVIEAVAKCRSAGIRVKMITGDHVLTAKAIAAQIGLDGGTEVVALSGRDLEKLSDGELADATETTSVFARVAPEQKLRLVKALQSHGQVVAMTGDGVNDAPALKQADIGIAMGITGTDVSKEAADMILTDDNFASIEAAVEEGRGVFDNLTKFIVWTLPTNFGEGLVILAAIFAGTTLPILPVQILWINMTTAVLLGLMLVFEPMERGIMRRPPLDPKMPILTGWLQLRILLVALVLLAGCFALFAWEQQRGASVAEARTVAVNVFVMVELFYLFNCRSFTRSMFTIGLFSNPWVIFGSLAMVALQLIYTYTPMMHALFHSAPIGLDSWWRILAVATFAYLLVGIEKQITNRFKRHNC
- the pdxH gene encoding pyridoxamine 5'-phosphate oxidase, which codes for MSKSREEIAAMREEYGSREMHRADMAENPFLQFEKWFAEAREVKLHEPNAMTLSTVGLDGCPAARTVLMKFFDENGFVFYTNYGSAKAKELAAIPMASLLFPWLPLERQVRIEGSVEKVSTAESLKYFASRPRESQIGAWVSDQSSVIDSRALLLNKMAELKAKFKGGDVPLPSFWGGYRVRPERIEFWQGGKGRVHDRFLYSKINDGWKIERLAP
- a CDS encoding type II/IV secretion system protein encodes the protein MTDLLIAPARDSGCEDLEALADVVKTAAEQQRSPVDDVLDSGAVDEEPYLAALALKTGMEWVATIPDFENVGPIRAACGPRVALAHRLLPMELEGDEGKQSLVLLTYDPLNLVARQAATQQIELPIIWKMASRRRIHDSLRKLYGVGADTFEQILEGRDLDYDNLEAADEANIIDADEDEEASVVKFVNQIIREALQQRATDIHVEPLHDNLRIRYRIDGLLVDVTVPDNIKALQSSVIARLKIMAHLDIAERRLPQDGRINLQFEGGTIDVRVATVPTVEGESVSLRLLNQEKFTISKLALEPFVADKIKQLLKLSNGICLITGPTGSGKSTSLYSFLSEVNSPDTRIVTIEDPVENKLPGVMQIAVKSEIGLTFASGLRSILRADPNIVMIGEIRDLETAEIAIRASLTGHLVFSTLHTNDAMGGISRLIDMGVESFLLSASVRAFLAQRLVRRLCPNCKTPHELTDFQRKELEIPDHITGQCYDAVGCDRCRGTGFSGRLAIYEVVLLTEAMQDLIVKGEDNRKLLDQAYKDGYVPMREYGWHKCFSGDTTLEEVISVTSAELC
- a CDS encoding cation:proton antiporter, giving the protein MPHGLLAAATEVPSFFVLLTLILGSVVVISLVLTRFKQSLLVGYFICGLVLANSGILHWAGANSSSMIHALSELGVILLLFTLGIEFSVDELKHLKRPAFLGGGIQMGLSTLAGTAVASMAGLPMNHALAIGFAVALSSTAVSIKTFQDMGQPDSPQGRVALGIALFQDLAVILFMVLLPALLGDSDQPMLSLGLALAKGLAFCAAVVFLSRYGIPHIMDAVAKTRSRELFTVTVVGLCSAVAVGSGMLGLSPALGAFAAGVVVSGSIYSHRVLADVLPFKDLFLTVFFVSIGLLIDVQTITQNWLAILGYALLVIVVKGAIVAIAARASGVRMGDWLTTAAALCSTGEFSIVLLNRAGELGALTPLTEQILLVTTALTMGLVPSLMKWSLPAIKKMRQVTHSTGRSDKHLGMKGKIGDLQDHVIICGYGPVGRNLHENLHKSDIRVAVIEMNANTVKELHARGTKCIFADASHRIALELARIGTARAIAFTFPVKEAVLSALPAIRELNPKLPVYARTKFSSDYVELIEAGVNQVILDEEQSGRAMIKSVMQCYPGSFDAEWEA
- a CDS encoding universal stress protein — protein: MNNKAPIIVGIDFSASSPFALRQAVHIGSLTGSPVVAVHVLNTSVLDHWAGTVEQASAHASLVMQAEARLTALMQEETPDAELLFEVCIGRPAEQLSRIVKERKAVLLVIAANDMTKERLGSISSSCVRTVVTDVLVTRDWQSGDFRKIVACTDLSATSGRVVEKAIELAEVNKAALEFVHVMYPPDKDYWGSTIDDVGDGSLGYVERTRRRVQDAMAQVLEPFTSQLGKLEHSSVILESTVPSVELSCHIKDTGADLVVLGTRAQSKLASIFVGTNAERLLHEAPVSVLAVRS